In Carassius auratus strain Wakin chromosome 12, ASM336829v1, whole genome shotgun sequence, the sequence TCAAGTGTAAATCGAGCATGAAACACATCAGTGACGGAAAATAAAAATCCGACAGGACTGAAAAAGCTGAAACAAAttaatcattaagatgtttttttaactaaaatacaagtccataatctataataacacttcctccagtgaaaaagtgcatctcctgttgtctttCACATCAACCCAACCCTTGCATGTTTGTTTATGACACATTAAATCTAACAACGAATTTAACTAGTTCAACACATTAGATTGTGTTTGCTACTGAAGACACTGCATTAAACCTGTTAAAACACAAACGGCAGTCAGGCCTTCTTCAACAGGCTTGTGCTgtgaaaatgcatataaaacagcAATATGGAGCTGATAGAGTTTTAAGATTCTCTACATTGCATTCAGCTTCTTCAGCTTTGAGGCAGATGGAGCGACTCGAAACAAaccctgacacaaacacacacacaatacactcaCTTTTAATACagatatatgcatttatattcatGCAGAGGTGGAAACAGATGCAATATAGTGTAAAGATTTCAAAGAAATGTACTGTACAAAATTTGGGATCATTaggacttgtaatgtttttttaaagaagtctcttctgctcatcaaggctgcatttattcaaacaaaaatacaagaaataaCATTAATCTggcaaaatgttataaaatataaaataatggtttctatttttaatatcctttaaaatgtaatgtatttctttgatgcaaagctgaatttccatcagcatCACTCCAGTGAACATATTTTTTGGGAAACTGTGGATAAAACCGGAAGTAGGCGGAGCTTGATTGCAAACTTCTTACAGATAAGACCGTTCTTTTTTTACATAGTTATCACCGAACAAATATTCAATTTaactaaagtaatatttttattattattattattattataacatttaaatatccTCTAACATTCATAGCGTTGTATTGTTTAAAGGGGAGGTTCACACGTTGCATTCTGATTACTTTTATGCAACCGCTCagtcttttataattttttggggggaaacaAAGGGTTTTTATGGGtttgactgaaataataatgcaataattgacactttaaattaatgtttcaaacaacaacaaaaaaaaaacaattgaacaaaaaacagataaatacaaaaagtagTCATTGATAATGTATAAACATGTATCCAATTCCACATGTAATACAATTCATttatgtgagataaaaaaaatcttagcaGCCAGGAATGCCTGGGGTTGGGCTGGGGGGAGCCAATAGGGAATTCACCTAGGGCAggaatcctcaaatctggcccactttcctgcagagtttagctttacCCCTAATCAACCACACCTGaacatgctaatcaatgtcttcagggtcattagaaaatcacaggttgGTGAgattgatcagggttggagctaaattctgcagcgcattggccttccaggacaagatttgaggaatCTTGACCAAATGGCTAGAAATGCCCCTGGCTCATTCAACccaaatcaaacacacctgaacaagctaatctaTGCAATTTAGATTACTTGAAAGCTACgtgcaggtgagtttgatcagtgCTGGAAGTGAAATGTTCTCCTTGAATCTTTAAAACCCCATTTTACAGATGTTAGTATTGCAACAAcacttatttgttttagttttgtgtgcTGTTGGCTTCTCCTGATGCACTAATTCAGCAAATTTTCTAGTAGAGGTTATCGTGAGATTGCAGGCCGAGAGGATGGCCGCTCGAGTGTATTTCTCATTGACtgctgttttattgtgtttgatCGGATACTTGAGCATAACTCATGCTAATCAAAGACGAACCACAGGTGAgaagatcagttttttttttttttacactgcctGAAGAAATGCAGAAATTAGCGACTCTGtcttttgaaattaatttaacagTTTATGAATGGGTATTAGATTATAAAGCACTTGATTTGAATCATACAAATCTGTAAAATTTGGGTTTGTGACTCCTTGTGAAATCCTTGAATCACAAATGCTGAAACTGTAGTCCCCCAACTCCCCATGATCATCTTATTCTCTAGTGGATGGTTACTGTCCGGCGACGCTGACGGTCGTGCCATCCCATCGAGGATGTACCTCTGATGAAGACTGCCCTGGAGGACACAAATGCTGTCGATTTGACTGTGGTCCTGTTTGTGTGCTGCCTGTTTTCAGTTAGTTTCCGTTAATAATGGAATCTAAAGctccataaaaacaaaacacaaactaaagctGACTATCTGTTTACACAGTGAAGCCAGGGAAATGCCCCATACCGGAGATGATTCCACTGTGTGCTGAAGGTTGTTtccatgatggccagtgtcctgccacaCAGAAATGTTGCCCCGCCACTGGtggctttgcatgcagtgaaccacgtggtcagggaagcggtcaggcaAGTTGTCAAGTAAGGGGCCAGGCAAGTGGCATTGGCCAGGGCAGTGTCAAGGGAGGTGGCATTGGCCAGGGCAGCAGTATTGGTCATGGTATTGGTGGCGTTGACCAAGGCAGCATCAAGGGAGGCAGCATTGGCCAGGGAAGTAATATTGGTCGTGGcattggccagggaagtggaATTGGCCAGGGCAGCATCAAGGGAGGCAGCATTGGCCAGGGAAGTAATATTGGTCGTGGCATTGGCCAGGGCAGCATCAAGGGAGGCAGCATTGGCCAGGGAAGTAATATTGGTCGTGGCATTGGCCAGGGCAGCAGTATTGGTCACGGTATTGGCGGcattggccagggaagtggaATTGTCCAGGGCAACAGTATTGGTCGTGGCATTGGAAGTGGAACTGGCCAGGGCAGCAGTATTGGTCACGGCATTGGCCAGGGAAGTAGTATTGGTCGTGGcattggccagggaagcggaattGGCCAGGGAAGTGGAATTGGCCAGGGCAACAGTATTGGTCACGGCATTGGCCAGGGAAGTAGTATTGGTCGTGGcattggccagggaagtggaACTGGCCAGGGCAGCAGTATTGGTTACGGCATTGGACAGGGAAGTAATATTGGTCGTGGcattggccagggaagtggaATTGGCCAGGGCAGCATCAAGGGAGGCAGCATTGGCCAGGGAAGTAATATTGGTCGTGGCATTGGCCAGGGCAGCAGTATTGGTCACGGTTTTGGCGGcattggccagggaagtggaACTGGCCAGGGCAGCAGTATTGGTCACGGCATTGGCCAGGGAAGTAGTATTGGTCGTGGcattggccagggaagcggaattGGCCAGGGTAGTAGTATTGGTCACGGTATTGGCGGcattggccagggaagtggaATTGGCCAGGGCAACAGTATTGGTCACGGCATTGGCCAGGGCAACAGTATTGGTCACGGCATTGGCCAGGGCAACAGTATTGGTCACGGCATTGGCCAGGGCAACAGTATTGGTCACGGCATTGGCCAGGGAAGTAGTATTGGTCGTGGcattggccagggaagcggaattGGCCAGGGCAGCATTATTGGTCACGGCATTGGCCAGGGAAGTAGTATTGGTCGTGGcattggccagggaagcggaattGGCCAGGGCAGCATTATTGGTTACGGTATTGGCGGTGTTCGTCAGGGGAGCATCAAGGGAGGCAGCATTGGACAGGGAAGTGGAATTGGCCAGGGTAGTAGTATTGGTCACGGTATTGGCGGcattggccagggaagtggaATTGGCCAGGGTAGTAGTATTGGCCACGGTATTGGTGGCGTCGGCCAGGGCAGGGGAATTGGCCAGGGCCCCGGTATTGGTTATGGTGTGGGCCAGGGCAGTGGAGTTGGCCAAGGTGTGAGCCAGGGCAGCGTTGTTGGCCAGGGCAGCAGTCAGGGCACCAGTATTGGCCAAGGTGTGAGCCAGGGCAGCGTTGTTGGCCAGGGCAGCAGTCAGGGCACCAGTATTGGCCAAGGTGTGAGCCAGGGCAGCGTTGTTGGCCAGGGCAGGATTCAGGGCACCAGTATTGGCCAAGATGTGAGCCAGGGCAGCGTTGTTGGCCAGGGCACCAGTATTGGCCAAGGTGTGAGCCAGGGCAGCGTTGTTGGCCAGGGCAGCAGTCAGGGCACCAGTATTGGCCAAGGTGTGAGCCAGGGCAGCGGACTGGGCCAGGGCAGTGGAATTGGCCAAGGTGTTAGCCAGGGCAGCGTTGTTGGCCAGGGCACCAGTATTGGCAAAGGTGTGAGCCAGGGCAGCGTTGTTGGCCAGGGCAGGATTCAGGGCACCAGtattggccaaggtgtgggccagggcagcggagttggccaaggtgtgggccagggcagcggagttggccaaggtgtgggccagggcagcggagttggccaaggtgtgggccagggcagcggagttggccaaggtgtgggccagggcagcggagttggccaaggtgtgggccagggcagcggagttggccaaggtgtgggccagggcagcggagttggccaaggtgtgggccagggcagcggagttggccaaggtgtgggccagggcaGCGGAGTTGGCCAGGGCAGCAGTCAGGGCATCAGtattggccaaggtgtgggccagggcagcggagttggccaaggtgtgggccagggcagcggagttggccaaggtgtgggccagggcagcggagttggccaaggtgtgggccagggcagcggagttggccaaggtgtgggccagggcagcggagttggccaaggtgtgggccagggcagcggagttggccaaggtgtgggccagggcagcggagttggccaaggtgtgggccagggcagcggagttggccaaggtgtgggccagggcagcggagttggccaaggtgtgggccagggcagcggagttggccaaggtgtgggccagggcaGCGGAGTTGGCCAGGGCAGCAGTCAGGGCATCAGtattggccaaggtgtgggccagggcagcggagttggccaaggtgtgggccagggcagcggagttggccaaggtgtgggccagggcagcggagttggccaaggtgtgggccagggcagcggagttggccaaggtgtgggccagggcggcggacggggccagggaagcggaattGGCCAAGGTTTGGGTCAGGGAAGCAGCCAGGGCCCCGGTATTGGTCATGGTGTGGGCCAGGGCAGTGgagttggccaaggtgtgggccagggcagcgttgttggccaaggtgtgggccagggcaGCGTTGTTGGCCAGGGCAGCAGTCAGGGCACCAGTATTGGCCAAGGTGTGAGCCAGGGCAGCGTTGTTGGCCAGGGCAGCAGTCAGGGCACCAGTATTGGCCAAGGTGTGAGCCAGGGCAGCGGACGGGGCCAGGGCAGTGGAATTAGCCAAGGTGTTAGCCAGGGCAGCGTTGTTGGCCAGGGCAGCAGTCAGGGCACGGTCattggccaaggtgtgggccagggTAGCGGACGGGGCCAGGGCAGTGGAATTGGCCAAGGTGTTAGCCAGGGCAGTGTTGTTGGCCAGGGCAGCAGTCAGGGCACCAGTATTGGCAAAGGTGTTAGCCAGGGCAGCGTTGTTGGCCAGGGCAGCAGTCAGGGCACCAGTATTGGCCAAGGTGTGAGCCAGGGCAGCGTTGTGGGCCAGGGCAGCGTTGTGGGCCAGGGCAGCGTTGTGGGCCAGGGCAGCGGAGTTGGCCAAGGCGTGGGCCAGGGCAGCGGAGTTGGCCAAGGCGTGGGCCAGGGCAGCGGAGTTGGCCAAGGCGTGGGCCAGGGCAGCGGAGTTGGCCAAGGCGTGGGCCAGGGCAGCGGAGTTGGCCAAGGCGTGGGTAATATTGGTCGTGGCATTGGCCAGGGCAGCAGTATTGGTCACGGTATTGGCGGcattggccagggaagtggaACTGGCCAGGGCAGCAGTATTGGTCACGGCATTGGCCAGGGAAGTAGTATTGGTCGTGGcattggccagggaagcggaattGGCCAGGGTAGTAGTATTGGTCATGGTATTGGCGGcattggccagggaagtggaATTGGCCAGGGCAACAGTATTGGTCACGGCATTGGCCAGGGCAACAGTATTGGTCACGGCATTGGCCAGGGCAACAGTATTGGTCACGGcattggccagggaagcggaattGGCCAGGGCAGCATTATTGGTTACGGTATTGGCGGTGTTCGCCAGGGGAGCATCAAGGGAGGCAGcattggccagggaagtggaATTGGCCAGGGCAACAGTATTGGTCACGGCATTGGCCAGGGAAGTAGTATTGGTCGTGGcattggccagggaagcggaattGGCCAGGGCAGCATTATTGGTTACGGTATTGGCGGTGTTCGTCAGGGGAGCATCAAGGGAGGCAGCATTGGACAGGGAAGTGGAATTGGCCAGGGCAGCAGTATTGGTCGCCGcattggccagggaagtggaATTGGCCAGGGTAGTAGTATTGGTCACGGTATTGGCGGcattggccagggaagtggaATTGGCCAGGGTAGTAGTATTGGCCACGGTATTGGTGGCGTCGGCCAGGGCAGGGGAATTGGCCAGGGCCCCGGTATTGGTTATGGTGTGGGCCAGGGCAGTGgagttggccaaggtgtgggccagggcaGCGTTGTTGGCCAGGGCAGCAGTCAGGGCACCAGTATTGGCCAAGGTGTGAGCCAGGGCAGCGTTGTTGGCCAGGGCAGCAGTCAGGGCACCAGTATTGGCCAAGGTGTGAGCCAGGGCAGTGTTGTTGGCCAGGGCAGGATTCCGGGCACCAGTATTGGCCAAGATGTGAGCCAGGGCAGCGTTGTTGGCCAGGGCACCAGTATTGGCCAAGGTGTGAGCCAGGGCAGCGTTGTTGGCCAGGGCAGCAGTCAGGGCATCAGTATTGGCCAAGGTGTGAGCCAGGGCAGCGTTGTTGGCCAGGGCACCAGTATTGGCCAAGGTGTGAGCCAGGGCAGCGTTGTTGGCCAGGGCAGCAGTCAGGGCACCAGTATTGGCCAAGGTGTGAGCCAGGGCAGCGGACTGGGCCAGGGCAGTGGAATTGGCCAAGGTGTTAGCCAGGGCAGCGTTGTTGGCCAGGGCAGCAGTCAGGGCACCAGTATTGGCCAAGATGTGAGCCAGGGCAGCGTTGTTGGCCAGGGCACCAGTATTGGCAAAGGTGTGAGCCAGGGCAGCGTTGTTGGCCAGGGCAGGATTCAGGGCACCAGtattggccaaggtgtgggccagggcagcggagttggccaaggtgtgggccagggcaCCAGTATTGGCCAAGGTGTGAGCCAGGGCAGCGTTGTTGGCCAGGGCAGCAGTCAGGGCACCAGTATTGGCCAAGGTGTGAGCCAGGGCAGCGGACTGGGCCAGGGCAGTGGAATTGGCCAAGGTGTTAGCCAGGGCAGCGTTGTTGGCCAGGGCAGCAGTCAGGGCACCAGTATTGGCCAAGATGTGAGCCAGGGCAGCGTTGTTGGCCAGGGCACCAGTATTGGCAAAGGTGTGAGCCAGGGCAGCGTTGTTGGCCAGGGCAGGATTCAGGGCACCAGTATTGGCCAAGGTGTGAGCCAGGGCAGCGTTGTTGGCCAGGGCAGCAGTCAGGGCACCAGTATTGGCCAAGATGTGAGCCAGGGCAGCGTTGTTGGCCAGGGCACCAGTATTGGCAAAGGTGTGAGCCAGGGCAGCGTTGTTGGCCAGGGCAGGATTCAGGGCACCAGtattggccaaggtgtgggccagggcagcggagttggccaaggtgtgggccagggcagcggagttggccaaggtgtgggccagggcaGCGGAGTTGGCCAGGGCAGCAGTCAGGGCATCAGtattggccaaggtgtgggccagggcagcggagttggccaaggtgtgggccagggcagcggagttggccaaggtgtgggccagggcagcggagttggccaaggtgtgggccagggcaCCAGTATTGGCCAAGGTGTGAGCCAGGGCAGCGTTGTTGGCCAGGGCAGCAGTCAGGGCACCAGTATTGGCCAAGATGTGAGCCAGGGCAGCGTTGTTGGCCATGGCACCAGTATTGGCAAAGGTGTGAGCCAGGGCAGCGTTGTTGGCCAGGGCAGGATTCAGGGCACCAGtattggccaaggtgtgggccagggcagcggagttggccaaggtgtgggccagggcagcggagttggccaaggtgtgggccagggcagcggagttggccaaggtgtgggccagggcagcggagttggccaaggtgtgggccagggcaGCGGAGTTGGCCAGGGCAGCAGTCAGGGCATCAGtattggccaaggtgtgggccagggcggcggagttggccaaggtgtgggccagggcggcggagttggccaaggtgtgggccagggcggcggagttggccaaggtgtgggccagggcggcggagttggccaaggtgtgggccagggcggcggagttggccaaggtgtgggccagggcggcggagttggccaaggtgtgggccagggcggcggagttggccaaggtgtgggccagggcggcggagttggccaaggtgtgggccagggcggcggagttggccaaggtgtgggccagggcggcggagttggccaaggtgtgggccagggcggcggagttggccaaggtgtgggccagggcggcggagttggccaaggtgtgggccagggcggcggagttggccaaggtgtgggccagggcggcggagttggccaaggtgtgggccagggcggcggagttggccaaggtgtgggccagggcggcggagttggccaaggtgtgggccagggcggcggagttggccaaggtgtgggccagggcggcggagttggccaaggtgtgggccagggcggcggagttggccaaggtgtgggccagggcggcggacggggccagggaagcggaattggccaaggtgtgggccagggcggcggaattggccaaggtgtgggccagggcggcggacggggccagggaagcggaattggccaaggtgtgggccagggcggcggagttggccaaggtgtgggccagggcggcggagttggccaaggtgtgggccagggcggcggagttggccaaggtgtgggccagggcggcggagttggccaaggtgtgggccagggcggcggagttggccaaggtgtgggccagggcggcggagttggccaaggtgtgggccagggcggcggagttggccaaggtgtgggccagggcggcggacggggccagggaagcggaattggccaaggtgtgggccagggcggcggaattggccaaggtgtgggccagggcggcggacggggccagggaagcggaattGGCCAAGGTGTGGGTCAGGGCGGCGGAGTTGGCCAGGGCACCGGAATTGGCCAAGGTGTGGGTCAGGGCGGCGGAGTTGGCCAGGGCAGCAGTCAGGGCATCAGtattggccaaggtgtgggccagggcagcggagttggccaaggtgtgggccagggcggcggaattggccaaggtgtgggccagggcggcggacggggccagggaagcggaattGGCCAAGGTGTGGGTCAGGGCGGCGGacggggccagggaagcggaattGGCCAAGGTGTGGGTCAGGGCGGCGGacggggccagggaagcggaattGGCCAAGGTGTGGGTCAGGGAAGCAGCCAGGGCCCCGGTATTGGTCATGGTGTGGGCCAGGGCAGTGgagttggccaaggtgtgggccagggcaGCGTTGTTGGCCAGGGCAGCAGTCAGGGCACCAGTATTGGCCAAGGTGTGAGCCAGGGCAGCGTTGTTGGCCAGGGCAGCAGTCAGGGCACCAGTATTGGCCAAGGTGTGAGCCAGGGCAGCGGACGGGGCCAGGGCAGTGGAATTAGCCAAGGTGTTAGCCAGGGCAGCGTTGTTGGCCAGGGCAGCAGTCAGGGCACCAGTATTGGCAAAGGTGTTAGCCAGGGCAGCGTTGTTGGCCAGGGCAGCAGTCAGGGCACCAGTATTGGCCAAGGTGTTAGCCAGGGCAGCGTTGTTGGCCAGGGCAGCAGTCAGGGCACCAGtattggccaaggtgtgggccagggcaGCGTTGTGGGCCAGGGCAGCGTTGTGGGCCAGGGCAGCGGAGTTGGCCAAGGCGTGGGCCAGGGCAGCGGAGTTGGCCAAGGCGTGGGCCAGGGCAGCGGAGTTGGCCAAGGCGTGGGCCAGGGCAGCGGAGTTGGCCAAGGCGTGGGCCAGGGCAGCGGAGTTGGCCAAGGCGTGGGCCAGGGCAGCGGAGTTGGCCAAGGCAGCGgagttggccaaggtgtgggTCAGGGCAGCGGACGGGGCCAGGGTGTGGGTCAGGGCAGCGGACGGGGCCAGGGTGTGGGTCAGGGCAGCGGACGaggccagggaagcggaattGGCCAAGGTGTGGGTCAGGGAAGCAGCCAGGGCAGCGGTATTGGCCAAGGTGTGAGTCAGGGCAGCGTTGTTGGTCAGGGCAGCGTTGTGGGCCAGGGAAGCAGCCAGGGTACTGGTATCGGCCAGGGTAGTGGACTAGGTCAGGGCAGTGGAATTGGCCAAGGTGTGGACCAGGGCAGTGGAATTGGCCAGGGAAGCAACCAGGGCTCCGGTATTGGTCATGGTATGGGCCAGGGAAGTGGACAGggccaaggtgtgggccagggcaGTGGACGGGCCCAGGGCAGTGGTGTTGCTCAAGGTGTGGGCCAGGATAGCGTTGTGGGCCAGGATAGCGTAGTGGATCAAGGTGTGGGTCAAGATAGCGTAGTGGGCCAGGATAGCGTAGTGGATCAAGGTGTGGGCCAGGATAGCCTAGTGGGCCAAGGTAGCAGCCAGGGCACCGGAATTGGTCATTGTGTTGGCCAGGGAAACAGCCAGGGCAGCAGTATAGGCCAGGAAAGTTAATGGGGAAGTGGTATTGGCCAGGGAAGCATTCGAGGGAATTGTCAGGGATGTGGTCAAGGAAATGGTCATGGGAATTTTGCATGACACTTACTGGAGATCTTTTCCAATTCAGTGCTCTAAACCATTTAAGCAAACCAAGGAAAAGATGCCAAGTGAATGGTTTCTGTCTCTTCCCCCAACTACCACCAcctcaaataaaaaacaattgctTTATTTTGAGTTGGCATTTTTGTTTTCTGACcgttttatcacttttttttttttttttttttattaataaattacctttttattctTGGCAAAGTGGAGTTGCCTGCAGCCTTTACTCCAGCCAGAATACATCATTAATATGCCAATTTGGTGCTTTAGAAACACTTCATGAATTTTGAAAACTGCAAGTAATAAAATATGCAAGGGCTTATAGAAGTGTGCTTCTGTGGCAATGTTCGTTGAACATGGATGCATGCTTAGACCAAGTAACAACTTGAAGCTTTTGTTAATATACCTTAAACGTTGTAACCATACCTTTAAACACAAGTGCTGCTTTGCACTTCAGTTGCAATTCTGCAACAAACTTGCTCTTGCAAACTACACTGCATTTCATAAGACCAGGGCTTGACATTAATACCCGCTAAATGCAAGTGGATCTTGCTCGTGTGAGCTGGAGGCTtggtataagtttagcacagatattttCACTCGCAAACACCTaggtgtggttttttttttttttttttttgttttggtattttatttatatctatcAATCAGTTTGGagggtaaactaaaatatttactagcCATTGGCtgttcaattgccaaggtgtccgtagagggttgcaGCCTAACCAGTAGTCATTATTAGGGCCTAAgcacaaaaaaatgacaaactgTAATGTGTTCTTTATGATGAGCAGAACGTTCCCCTCAAATTTGAATGAAGATAAAAGCAACTTTTTCCGAGCCATGGCGTTTTTCGTGAGGTTGAGACTGCCCTACTTTCCATTGCAACtttctcagtttggttcaataAAGTAATTCTGATATTTTGCactgaaaatgtattgaatttACTAAGATGttatggtaagtggttgcaatcaatttattttagctatatttaaattagggcttgcatagactagttgAGTGATCGACGACTACAGCCACTAGTCAGAGCTGttggaaacaatcgactactcgagcatgcattaaatggatagttcactcaaaatcaaaattatgtcattaataactcaccctcatgttgttcaaaacctgtgagacctctgtttatcttcaggacacagtttaagatatttaagatttagtccgagagctctcagtccctccatttgaaactgtgtgtacggtctactgtccatgtccagaaaggtaagaaaaacatcatcagagtagtccatgtgacatcagaggggcagt encodes:
- the LOC113111428 gene encoding fibroin heavy chain-like isoform X11, giving the protein MAARVYFSLTAVLLCLIGYLSITHANQRRTTVDGYCPATLTVVPSHRGCTSDEDCPGGHKCCRFDCGPVCVLPVFMKPGKCPIPEMIPLCAEGCFHDGQCPATQKCCPATGGFACSEPRGQGSGQASCQVRGQASGIGQGSVKGGGIGQGSGIGQGSIKGGSIGQGSNIGRGIGQGSIKGGSIGQGSNIGRGIGQGSSIGHGIGGIGQGSGIVQGNSIGRGIGSGTGQGSSIGHGIGQGSSIGRGIGQGSGIGQGSGIGQGNSIGHGIGQGSSIGRGIGQGSGTGQGSSIGYGIGQGSNIGRGIGQGSGIGQGSIKGGSIGQGSNIGRGIGQGSSIGHGFGGIGQGSGTGQGSSIGHGIGQGSSIGRGIGQGSGIGQGSSIGHGIGGIGQGSGIGQGNSIGHGIGQGNSIGHGIGQGNSIGHGIGQGNSIGHGIGQGSSIGRGIGQGSGIGQGSIIGHGIGQGSSIGRGIGQGSGIGQGSIIGYGIGGVRQGSIKGGSIGQGSGIGQGSSIGHGIGGIGQGSGIGQGSSIGHGIGGVGQGRGIGQGPGIGYGVGQGSGVGQGVSQGSVVGQGSSQGTSIGQGVSQGSVVGQGSSQGTSIGQGVSQGSVVGQGRIQGTSIGQDVSQGSVVGQGTSIGQGVSQGSVVGQGSSQGTSIGQGVSQGSGLGQGSGIGQGVSQGSVVGQGTSIGKGVSQGSVVGQGRIQGTSIGQGVSQGSVVGQGSSQGTSIGQGVSQGSGRGQGSGISQGVSQGSVVGQGSSQGTVIGQGVGQGSGRGQGSGIGQGVSQGSVVGQGSSQGTSIGKGVSQGSVVGQGSSQGTSIGQGVGQGSVVGQGSSQGTSIGQGVSQGSVVGQGSSQGTSIGQGVSQGSVVGQGSSQGISIGQGVSQGSVVGQGTSIGQGVSQGSVVGQGSSQGTSIGQGVSQGSGLGQGSGIGQGVSQGSVVGQGSSQGTSIGQDVSQGSVVGQGTSIGKGVSQGSVVGQGRIQGTSIGQGVGQGSGVGQGVGQGTSIGQGVSQGSVVGQGSSQGTSIGQGVSQGSGLGQGSGIGQGVSQGSVVGQGSSQGTSIGQDVSQGSVVGQGTSIGKGVSQGSVVGQGRIQGTSIGQGVSQGSVVGQGSSQGTSIGQDVSQGSVVGQGTSIGKGVSQGSVVGQGRIQGTSIGQGVGQGSGVGQGVGQGSGVGQGVGQGSGVGQGSSQGISIGQGVGQGSGVGQGVGQGSGVGQGVGQGSGVGQGVGQGTSIGQGVSQGSVVGQGSSQGTSIGQDVSQGSVVGHGTSIGKGVSQGSVVGQGRIQGTSIGQGVGQGSGVGQGVGQGSGVGQGVGQGSGVGQGVGQGSGVGQGVGQGSGVGQGSSQGISIGQGVGQGGGVGQGVGQGGGVGQGVGQGGGRGQGSGIGQGVGQGGGRGQGSGIGQGVGQGSSQGPGIGHGVGQGSGVGQGVGQGSVVGQGSSQGTSIGQGVSQGSVVGQGSSQGTSIGQGVSQGSGRGQGSGISQGVSQGSVVGQGSSQGTSIGKGVSQGSVVGQGSSQGTSIGQGVSQGSVVGQGSSQGTSIGQGVGQGSVVGQGSVVGQGSGVGQGVGQGSGVGQGVGQGSGVGQGVGQGSGVGQGVGQGSGVGQGVGQGSGVGQGSGVGQGVGQGSGRGQGVGQGSGRGQGVGQGSGRGQGSGIGQGVGQGSSQGSGIGQGVSQGSVVGQGSVVGQGSSQGTGIGQGSGLGQGSGIGQGVDQGSGIGQGSNQGSGIGHGMGQGSGQGQGVGQGSGRAQGSGVAQGVGQDSVVGQDSVVDQGVGQDSVVGQDSVVDQGVGQDSLVGQGSSQGTGIGHCVGQGNSQGSSIGQES